The Triticum aestivum cultivar Chinese Spring chromosome 3A, IWGSC CS RefSeq v2.1, whole genome shotgun sequence genome includes a region encoding these proteins:
- the LOC123059694 gene encoding dof zinc finger protein DOF3.6-like translates to MIFLPAFLDSSDFWNTDHNQLQLQQIGTSTHSTTTSSPDGPGDGGCNNNNPKGFMATTGADYDVAGGGDDGCGGAGDGDCSRGRNNKSISMSERARLARLPHPVPGLNCPRCESTNTKFCYFNNYSLTQPRHFCRSCSRYWTRGGVLRNVPIGGGYRRHAKRRAKPKVVSATSRASTVGKSSVRPTMSSSTTYATGTDISPPRLQYPILAARRPTTASSATYSTQLTLVSASLSGCSLPKAMLTRWMAVRTTTTTMPMGTGWSSYWKHRIASHSCTPWIIICLDSQLRQFPSQWLRCRACST, encoded by the exons ATGATCTTCCTTCCTGCCTTCCTTGATTCATCAGACTTCTGGAACACCGACCACAACCAGCTTCAG CTGCAACAAATCGGCACTAGCACTCATAGTACTACCACTTCTTCACCCGATGGtcctggtgatggaggatgcaacAACAATAATCCCAAAGGGTTCATGGCCACAACCGGGGCCGACTACGACGTTGCAGGGGGCGGAGATGATGGTTGCGGCGGTGCTGGGGACGGCGATTGCAGTCGCGGCAGAAATAACAAGTCGATTTCCATGTCGGAGCGAGCACGGCTAGCGCGGTTGCCGCATCCAGTTCCAGGGCTCAACTGCCCGCGATGCGAATCCACCAACACCAAGTTTTGCTACTTTAATAACTACTCTCTTACCCAGCCCCGCCACTTCTGCCGCTCCTGCAGCCGCTACTGGACCCGCGGCGGCGTTCTCCGCAACGTGCCCATCGGCGGGGGGTATCGTCGCCATGCCAAGCGTAGGGCCAAGCCCAAGGTGGTGTCAGCCACCTCCCGAGCCTCTACGGTAGGGAAGTCGTCCGTGAGACCAACCATGTCTAGTAGTACCACTTATGCCACTGGCACCGACATTTCACCACCAAGATTGCAATACCCCATTTTGGCAGCACGCCGTCCCACGACAGCCAGTTCAGCGACATATTCGACCCAGCTAACCTTGGTCTCGGCTTCCCTGTCAGGCTGCTCTTTGCCGAAAGCGATGCTTACACGGTGGATGGCTgtgcgcaccaccaccaccaccatgcccaTGGGAACGGGATGGAGCAGTTATTGGAAGCACAGAATAGCTTCCCATTCATGCACGCCATGGATCATCATATGTCTGGACTCCCAGCTGAGGCAATTCCCATCACAATGGCTACGATGCAGGGCATGTTCCACCTAG